One window from the genome of Dermacentor silvarum isolate Dsil-2018 chromosome 7, BIME_Dsil_1.4, whole genome shotgun sequence encodes:
- the LOC119459557 gene encoding uncharacterized protein LOC119459557, with protein sequence MTPIKLLVAVTCLAVSVAGFAYKTGSMDCDFTGIDVDTAISRMLAKIPKYEDSMSESYETTVAGIHFLGVNMTGMNRLSRYGPAIPYCINGTRMVQVDFVNDGDVVVSVPWKACDGSKGTIGLTADLARFTTQLRVTTSGLDDVSFSHEGPVIPVTSENIMLKLTGVGSGPRMVTEFLSMVFPAVVRSIWNDQFFYYVNISMRKAVA encoded by the exons ATGACGCCGATAAAATTGTTGGTTGCAGTCACTTGCCTGGCTGTGTCAGTCGCTGGTTTTGCGTATAAAACAG GCTCCATGGACTGCGATTTTACGGGCATCGACGTGGATACTGCCATTTCAAGAATGCTCGCTAAGATTCCGAAGTACGAAGACAGCATGTCGGAGTCCTATGAAACCACTGTCGCTGGAATCCATTTCCTCGGCGTCAACATGACTGGAATGAACAGACTGAGCCGATACGGCCCCGCGATCCCCTATTGCATCAACGGCACCCGGATGGTTCAAGTAGACTTCGTAAACGACGGTGACGTCGTTGTGTCGGTGCCGTGGAAGGCGTGCGATGGTAGTAAAGGCACGATTGGCCTAACGGCCGACCTTGCGCGCTTCACCACTCAACTACGGGTCACAACGTCTGGATTAGATGACGTCAGCTTCTCGCACGAGGGTCCCGTGATTCCGGTCACCTCCGAAAATATCATGCTCAAACTCACCGGCGTTGGTTCCGGCCCGAGGATGGTAACTGAGTTCCTCTCCATGGTGTTTCCCGCGGTGGTCCGGAGTATATGGAACGATCAGTTCTTCTACTATGTGAACATATCAATGCGTAAGGCTGTAGCTTGA